CATCGAGCGGGATGGCAGCGCCATCCCAGCCGGTGACGGTGTAAAGCGGCACATCTAGACCTGCATCGCGAGCAAGCTTCTTCAGCATGCGGATGTGCTCTACGCCGCTGCCCGGCTTTCCATCGTCGCGGTACTCGTTTTCAATCTGGATGCCGACGACCGGCCCTCCATCTTTCCAGAGTTCGCCCTGCAGTTGATCCGCAATCTGCTGATAAAAAGTTCCTACTTCGGCAAGGTACGTTGGATCGTTGCGACGTACCGGCCCCTTGGAGAGAACCCAGTCTGGAAGGCCGCCATTGCGAACCTCTCCATGCGCCCACGGTCCAATGCGCGGGTAAACATACATGCCATGCTTCGAGCAAAGAGCAACGAAGGCACGCAGATCGCGACGGTCGCTCCAGTCGAACTTGCCTTCGACCTCCTCCTGATGCAGCCAGATCACGTACGTCGCGATGATCTGGACCCCTCCCGCCTTCATCTTAAGGATCTCGGCCTCCCAATCCTGACGTGGAACGCGGCTATAGTGAAACTCTCCCATCACTGGCAGCCAGGGCTTATCGTCAAGCAACAGGTACTGTGAGTTCACGGTCAGGCTCTGCCCATCGGGACGCGTACTCGTGCCAAGCGCAGCCTGGACTGGCTTCGGACCACTGACTGGCGCACGTGCATCGATCACCACCGGCTGTTGCGCAATAGTAGAAAAGCTCAGAAAAAAAACAAGTGACGGAAGTAGATACGACAGCACCCTGTTGCGAGGGAGCGTCCACTTCGGCACGGTGAGGAGGGTCAAGTTTCGCACCGGACGACTCTACCGAAAACAAATCGTCGGCGAATCCGACCAAAGTAGGAGTGAACGAAGAAGGTCATGAAGATGACCAGAGCCGCGAGATTAGAGGTGTGCCAGTCCGCGCTTAAGGGCAGTGACCACTGCCTGGGTTCGGTCTGTTACCTCGAGCCGTTGCAGGATCACGCTGACGTGGCACTTCACTGTTGATTCCTTGATCGATAACTGCTCGGCGATCTCGTAATTGCTGAATCCGCGCACCAGCAGTGCAAGTACCTCACGCTCCCGTGTGCTCAGTTCACCATCGGGCATTCTGGAAGAGAGTGCGGTTGTTACCGGCGCCGGCAGGAATCGACGCCCTGCATGGACACGGCGGAGCGCGTCGATAAGACTCTGATGTGGCATCCCCTTAATCAAATAGCCCATCGCGCCCGCTTCAAGAGCCTGATAGATGTCCTCATCCCCCTCGTACGTTGTCAGAACAATGATGCGCGCCACTGGATGCGAGCGCCTGATTTTGCGAATTGCATCTACTCCGCTGCCGTCCGGCAGAGACAGGTCCATCAGGG
The nucleotide sequence above comes from Tunturibacter empetritectus. Encoded proteins:
- a CDS encoding response regulator transcription factor; translated protein: MTSNSPERPVAEVHQAPIRVLVVDDHPILRFGVIAIIQGCGDMTVVGQAGTAFDAVRLFEEHRPDVTLMDLSLPDGSGVDAIRKIRRSHPVARIIVLTTYEGDEDIYQALEAGAMGYLIKGMPHQSLIDALRRVHAGRRFLPAPVTTALSSRMPDGELSTREREVLALLVRGFSNYEIAEQLSIKESTVKCHVSVILQRLEVTDRTQAVVTALKRGLAHL